Below is a genomic region from Pseudomonadota bacterium.
CATCCCTATACTTATAATATCACCATCCATTTCATGTATGATTTGAAGGGCTTTCTTGAAGGAGTCCTGAGCATCGCCAACAACTACATCTATACGGGAACTTGCCGTTAGCATACCCATCATATTTATGAAAGCTCCTAAAATATCTGTAACCGTAATTATGCCGACAATCTTGTTTCTTACAACAACCGGCATTCCTCCTATTTTATTCTTGTATATTTTCTGAGCAGCTATTTCTATATCTTCATCAGGACTTACGGTTATTGGATCTTTAATAATCAAATCGGCAAGAGATAATTCTCCGATCATGGATTGCACAAGTCCCTGCTTTAAAACAGAAAGTGTAATAAAGCCTTTTAGAGCTTTATTTTTGCCAACAACGGGCAGGTGACGGATGGAATTAATCTTCATCAACTCGATTGCTTCTGTAATTGATGATTTTTCACTAATAGTAATAGGATCGGGTATCATAAGAGCTTTGATTTTCATATCATTCACCTTTTTAATTTTGGGTTATATAGCGTTTGTCAAAATAATGTTTTGAATTTATGACATTTGCTATAGTTGATGAACTTAATTTTTCGGCTCATAGCTGCAAAGGGGTTCTTGCGCCATAAAATCCCCTGTGGCCTCATAGGCTCTGGCCCTACAGCCTCCGCAAACTCTTTTGTATTCACAGATACCGCATTTACCTTTAAGTTTATCAAAATTTCTCAAAGAAAGAAAGGTTTCAGAAAAATTCCATATTTTTTCAAAGGAATCTTTTGTTACATCACCACAATCAATATTTAAAAATCCGCATGGCTGAACAACACCTACATGTGAAATAAAACAAAAGCCGGTTCCTCCAAGACATCCTCTTGTAACCGCATCAAGGCCGAATGATTCAAAATTTACCAATTCACCGTCTTGTTTCGCCCTTTGCCGTAGTATACGATAATAATGGGGAGCACAGGTTGCTTTTAGCTGTAAGGGCGTTTTATTCCGCTGATCATAAAACCAGTTTAATGTTTCTTCATAATCATCGGCTGAAATTTCATGTTTGATAATATATTTTCCTCTGCCTGTTGGAACAAGCAGAAATATATGATGCGCCACTGCACCAAGATTAACGGCCAGCTCCTGGATTTGCTGTATATATTGTATGTTCAGTTTGGTAATTGTAGTATTAATCTGAAATTCAAGCCCTGCCTCTTTGGCAAAATCGATACCGCGCATAGCTCCATCATAAGCACCTTCTACACCTCTGAAACTGTCATGGCTCTCTTTGTTCGGCCCATCCAGACTTATGCTTATTCTTTTTATTCCGGAATCTACCATTTTTTTAGCTATGGGTCCGGTTATAAGCGTACCATTTGGAGCCATCACCATTCTTAAGCCCTTTTTTGTTCCATAGCCTGCTATATCGAAAATATCAGGCCGTAACAAAGGCTCTCCTCCTGTAAGAATAACTATAGGCTCTCCTGTGGCTGCTATTTGATCAACAAGTTTAAAGGATGCTTCGGTGTCAAGCTCACCTTTATAGGAAGTGTTTAATGCGGACGCACGGCAATGAATGCAGGCAAGATTGCAATTTCTTGTAATTTCCCAGGCAACAAGACGCAAGGAAGATGCATTGCTTTTTCCTCCGGAAGGTTTGTGGTGATTCGGTTTGTCATTCATAATCTCAGTTCATTCGCTGCTTCAATAGCAAAATAAGTGAGTATCATGTCGGCGCCTGCTCTTTTGATGGAGGTTAAAGTTTCCATCATGACTTTTTTTCCGTCGATCCATCCCATTTTCTCTGCTGCTTTTATCATCGAAAATTCGCCGCTCACGTTATATGCAGCTACCGGAAGATCTATTTCTTGGCGTACCCGGTAAATAATATCAAGATAAGCCAAAGCCGGTTTTATCATAATTATATCGGCACCCTCTTCTATATCCATTGTAACCTCGCGGATAGCTTCAAGTCCGTTTGCAGGATCCATCTGGTATGTTCTGCGGTCTCCGAATTTCGGGGCTGAATTCGCAGCACTTCTGAACGGGCCGTAATATGCCGAGCAGTATTTTGCAGAATACGACATTATCGGGATATGGCTGTAACTGTTTTCATCAAGAGTATTGCGGATTTCAGCTACGCGCCCGTCCATCATATCTGATGGTGCTACCATATCTGCGCCTGCTTTTGCATGCGATAATGCGGTTTTGGCAAGAAGCTCAAGGGTTGCGTCATTATCTACCGTATTTCCGTTTACAATTCCACAATGGCCATGATCGGTATACTGGCAAAGGCATACATCGGTTATTACTCCAAGTTCGGGAAGTTTGTTTTTTATGGCTTTTACTGCCTTTTGTACAACCCCGTCCTTTGAGTATGCAGTAGTTCCAAGAAGGTCTTTTTTATCCGGTATCCCGAAAAGCATTATTGCGGGAATACCAAGGTCATAAGCTTCTTTACATGTTTGCACAAGATTTTCGCTTGAAAGATGATAATGTCCCGGCATTGAGGCTATGGGATTTTTGACTCCTTTTCCGCCTATGGCAAACAGAGGAAGAATAAAGTCGTTTACACTAAGCTCGGTTTCTCTTATTAATTTACGGAAAGCCTCTTTTTGTCTTAAGCGTCTCGGCCTGTAATCCGGAAACAGCATATGAATATACTCCTTTTATTCAGGATATTTCCTGATCGGTAAGATAACATGCCGGGTCAGGCGCCCAGACATCACCGGTTATTGCTTCGGCACGAACCCTGAAATTTCCGGCACAAATATCAAGCCACCTGCACTTGGCACATCGCCCTTTTACATGCTTTTTCTTTTCTTTAAGTTGTTTCAATAAAGGATCGGATAAATCCGTCCATATCTCGGAAAAGGGCCTTTCCTTTATATTTCCAAAGCTGTGGTGGCGCCAGAACTGATCTGCATGGACTTCGCCATTCCAGCTTATACATCCTATGCCTCTTCCTGAGTTATTGCCTTCATTCATTTCAAGAAGCTCAAGCACCTCCGCTGCTCTTTCAGAATTTTCTTTTAAAAGCCTTAGATAGATATAGGGGCCGTCAGAATGATTATCAACCGTAAGCACTTCTTTAGGTTTTCCTTTGTCATGAAGCTTTTTGGTTAAATCAATTATTGTGTCAACCGCCTCTCTTGTCTGAGCATGGGTAAGATCTTCTTCTACTAGTTTTGAACCCCGGCCTGCATAAACAAGATGATAAAAGCATACGCGTGGGATTTCCATATCTTCAAGCACGTTGAATATTTTCGGTATTTCATTGAAATTGTATTTGTTGATAGTAAATCGCAATCCTACTTTGATATCGGCATTCATGCAGTTTATAATGCCTTCCATAGCCTGTTTGAAAGCGCCTTTTACTCCTCTGAAGCGATCATTTATTTCTTCCATACCATCAAGACTTATTCCAACATACGAAAGGCCGACTTCTTTTAATATCTTTGCGGTTTGTTCGGATATAAGCGTTCCGTTTGTTGATATTACTGCTCTCATTCCCTTTTTAACGGCATAACCGGCAAGTTCGGGAAGATCTTTTCGCATCATAGGCTCACCACCGGAAAAAAGTATTACCGGAGTTCCGAATTGAGAAAGATCATCAATAAGTTTTATCCCGTCTGCGGTAGAAAGTTCATCATCAACAGGGGAACTTTTAGCGTGCGCATAGCAATGTATGCATTTTAAATTACACTGTCTTGTAACATTCCAGACTACAACAGGCTTCTTATCCGATGAAAACTGTAAAAGATGGGATGGAAGCTGTGAAGAAGAGCGGTTGTAGCGAAGAGTATCTGAGGGCTCTACTGTGCCGCAATATAATTTGGATATTCCGATCATTTGATGAGTTAAGACCCTTTCTGCTGTTTTTCGATTCCACCCAGGCCATTTGTTAAAATATCGCTGATGTATGCATCAGGGTCAATAAGGGCTTGGCGTGTTATAAAGAAACGGTTTTTCCCTGTTTTTTCTCTGATCAGCTTTAAACCGTACTCAAGTTTCATGCTCATCCGGTTATAAAAATCCTCGGGATTAACGGAAGATTTAACAACCTGTTCCAAGGCAAAATCAATTGCATCGTCTTCAATTACGATATTTGTATCATGATTTTTGAAAAATTTTAATTCGAAATTTTTTATTTCATCACTCAAAGCTTTTATCTTCCGGATAATAACGCCAACATCCATAATATGTCCGGAATAATAATCGGATATAAGATTTATGCGTGATTGCGTCAGCGTAAGATTATATCTTTGTGAAAGAGAATTTTCATTTGAAACAAGATAATTTCTTATCAGTTCTTTTTCATGCTCTACAAGTCTTTCAAAATCATTTGTGTATAGTTTATACTGCTTTTCGTTATGTGCCGATATCATGCTTTCAAGAAAGGCTTTAGGATCTTCAACTGCTGCTGCGGTAACAGGAAATTTTTCGATTGTTGTTGAGGGAAGATATCTCTCGAAAACAATAAGCGCTCCTTCTATAGCGCTTACCAGTCCTCTTGCTCCGATATTTTCGTTGAAAGCACGTTGTGCAATAATTTGCAGAGCTTTTTCTTCAAATTTAATATCAATTCCATATGCGGCAAAATCGAGTTTTTTCCCAAGAATAACAGGATTGTTCGGATTGTTTAATATTTCAAAAAGATCGTTTTCATTTAAATCTTCTAGCACGGCCCTTACAGGCAGGCGGCCGACAAATTCGGATTCAAAACCAAATTCAATAAGATCTTCAGACTTTACGTGCGTTAACACATCGGCATAATTTTTTGCTTTTGGAGTACTTCCGCCAAAACCTATACTATTGTTGGCAACACGTTTTTGAATAATTTTTTCAAGTTCGGCAAAAGCTCCGCTTACTATAAAAAGAATGTTCTTGGTATTTACGATCCGCCTGTTTTTTTTGCCTGTTTTGCGGAATCGTTCAATTTCCAGCATCATGGAAATCGGGTCATGGGGCACCTTCAGATCCACTTCCGTTTCTTCAAGCGGTTTTAATAATGCTCGCTGAACCCCGGTTCGTGAAACATCAGCTCCGATTAAATTATGGCTTGATGCGATTTTATCTATTTCATCTATATATATAATTCCGTACTGGGCAAGTTCAATATTATCATCGGCTTCCCTTACAAGATCTCTTACAAGGTCTTCCACATCTCCGCCTACATACCCGGTTTCACTGAATTTCGTGGCATCACCCTTTACAAAAGGAACTCCTATCTTTTTTGCTATTAATTTAATCATGTAGGTCTTGCCGACACCTGTAGGGCCAAGCATCAGAACATTATTTTTAATACCGCAAAACATGTCATCCGCAAGATCAGGATATGAACTGAAAGTTTTGATCCTGTTGTAATGTGTGCATATTTTTGTGGCAAGGATAGCCTTTGCATCATCCTGCTTGATTATATACTGATCGAGATAAGATATAAGGCCTTCCGGTTTTAAATCAAAATTTAATTTTTTATCATTATTATTTGAACAACCAATATTTTCGGTATCATCCTCTTCAGTCATAGGTGCGGCAGAGGCAATCCGTACTGTTCCGCCAAACTTTTTTGAAAGGAAACTGCCGATCTCTTTTTCGATTTCTTCAAATTTTGGAATTTTTTCATTTTTTGTTTTCATATTATCGATTATAATCACATGTAAATAAAAAGCAAGCATCAGAACATATGGACTTATATAACTCTAATATATATTATAAATTCTAAAGGCCAATAAAATTAATTTAAATGTTTATTCCAACAACTAAAGAAGAAGTTAAAAAACTGGGCTGGAACTCCCTGGATGTTATCCTTATTACAGGAGACAGCTATATAGACAGCCCCTTTGTAGGAGTATCTATAATAGGGAAAATGCTGATTAAAAAAGGATTCCGGGTTGGAATCATTGCTCAGCCTGATATCAATTCTGCAAATGATATCAGCCGCCTGGGCGAACCGGAGCTTTTCTGGGGTATATCAGGCGGATGCATAGATTCCATGGTTGCAAATTATACCGCCTCAAAAAAGAGAAGAAAAAAAGATGATTATACTGCCGGAGGGCAAAATACACGTCGGCCGGATCGCGCTGTTATTGTCTATTCAAACCTTGTAAGAAAATATTTCAAAAATACAAAACCTCTTGTTCTGGGAGGAATAGAAGCAAGTCTGAGACGGATACCACATTATGATTTCTGGTCAAACCGTTTAAGAAAATCCATAATATTTGATGCGAAAGCCGATTATATTGTCTACGGAATGGGCGAAAAGACTACGATTGAGCTGGCAGAAAGGCTAAGGGACGGCAAAGATACTAAAGATATCCCCGGTATCTGCTATATATCGGGCAAGCCCCGCGAAGATTATATCAAGCTTTGTTCATTTAATGATTTACTTGCCGACAAAAATGCATTTATTGATATGTTTAATGTTTTTTACATAAACAACGATCCATTAAAAGCAAAGGGCATGTATCTAAAGCATGATACAAGATATCTTGTTCATAATCCACCAGCACCAAGTATTTTATCAGAAGAACTTGACGCTATTTATGATATGGATTTTGAAAGAGACTTACATCCGTATTATAAAAAGAACGGGCCGGTAAGAGCACTTGATACAATCAAATTTTCAATTCCAACTCACAGGGGATGTTACGGTGAGTGTAATTTCTGCGCAATTACAGTTCATGAAGGAACAACGGTAAGCTGGAGAAGTGAAAAATCAATTATCAGGGAAGCAAAACAAATTGCGGCGCATCCTGATTTTAAGGGATATATTCTTGATGTCGGAGGCCCTACGGCAAATATGTACGGATTTGAATGCGAAAAAAAGCTTTCCAAAGGAAGATGTTTAAACAAACGATGCATGTATCCAAACATTTGTTCCACGTTAAAGCCGGATCATGAAAAGCAAATAAAATTGCTTCAAAGTTTAAGAAAATTAAATGGGATCAAAAAAATATTTATTTCATCAGGTATAAGATATGATCTTTTGCTTGATGACAAAATTAATGGCGAAAAGTATTTAAAAGAAATTATACTGCATCACATATCAGGCCAGCTTAAAATTGCACCGGAACATACTGAAGAAATGATTCTTAATCTGATGGGAAAGCCGGGAACAAAATCACTTCTTGAATTTGTTGACAAATTTTACAAACATACAACAAAAGCAGGAAAAGAGCAGTATATTACTTACTATTTCATGGTATCTCACCCCGGCTGCAACAAAGAAAATATAAAAAAGATGAAGTCGTTTATATCAAACAAGTTAAAGATCAACACCGAACAGGTTCAGATTTTCACTCCGACTCCGTCAACTTATTCAACTTTAATGTATTTTACTGAAGTTAATCCTTTTAATAAAAAAAATATTTTTATAGAAAAAGATATATACAAAAAAGAAAAGCTAAAAAGAATTATTACGTCAAAAAGTACAGTGAAGCGTAAAAAGAACAAAGGCATAGAGGATTAATAATTCTTGTATTGACCGTTAGTTGTTTTATTCATATAAAATCCGTTGCAAATATTAATAATCATATTATTCCCCTTGTAAATATTGTGAGAAAGTTACTCACCTGTAGGGGAAGGCATCGGTTAGATTTTTTGTACCATAAGGGTCCAAGGATTCGAGGATTCCAGGGTTCGAGAATAATAATGAAAAGGTTTTCCCTTGACCCCTTGAAGCCTCGAATCCTTGAATCCTCAAAGGATCGGCTATAACTGATGGTATTTAACTTTAATTTCAAGGAATAAAAATATGGGAACACATTCACACAATTTTGTTGAAACATACACCGGCCTTGTGGGTTTTGGCATGGATAGAGAAACTGATGAATACACAGTTCGGTATTATCTTCAAAAATTCTCTGATGATAAACTAATGGAGAAATTGATCGGCAGGCTTTCTGATGAAGAACTTTCAGAGATTTTTTTTATGATAACAAAAACCATGAAAAATCATTTAAGCGAACCTGAATACCATCAGCTTTTTCTTAAAGATTAATACCAGGTCGCATTTAAATTCTAGCTGCGTTGGCATCAAAGGTTCTGTCCTCGGCGTATTACATATACGCCTGCGGGAAAACCTCCTTGCCGCCTTGCTATCTCTTTAAATGCAACTTGGTATGCGAACATGCGAAAGGATAATTAATGTTAACGGAAAAACAATTATTAAACTATGCAGATGTGCTTATATGGGGACTTAAAACTGCCAGGTCGGGCAAATATAAAAAAGGAGACATTGTTTTAATCAGATATAATGTGCCTGCATTAAGGCTTGCAGAAATCTTAAATGAAAAACTGCTTAAAATTGGAATTAATCCGGTTTTAAGAATGGGCACAACACCGGTTATGGAAAGAAACTTTTTCGATATTGCAGACAGCAAACAACTTATTTTTACAGCTCCGGGTGAAGAAGAACTTTATAAGAATATTAATGGGAGTATTTTTCTTCATGCGCCTGAATCAATAACACATCTTCGCGGAATAAATCCAAACAAAATCGGCAAGGCTACAGTTGCCAGAAAGCATTTAAAAGATATACTCGATAAAAGAGAAGAAGAAGGCGCTTTCGGCTGGACTTTGTGCATGCTTCCCACAGAAGAATTGGCAAAGCATGCCAGGCTGACTATTAAAGAATATACAAATGAAATTGCCGCCGCATGTTTTCTTAATAAAAAATCGCCTGTAGAGCAATGGCAGAAAGTATTTCAAGATGCAGTCCGGATAAAAAAATGGCTAAACGGAATGAAAGTAAAATCATTTCATATAGAATCGGAAAATACCGATCTTGAAATTACACCTGGCGATAAAAGAAAGTGGATAGGCATATCAGGT
It encodes:
- a CDS encoding CBS domain-containing protein; this encodes MKIKALMIPDPITISEKSSITEAIELMKINSIRHLPVVGKNKALKGFITLSVLKQGLVQSMIGELSLADLIIKDPITVSPDEDIEIAAQKIYKNKIGGMPVVVRNKIVGIITVTDILGAFINMMGMLTASSRIDVVVGDAQDSFKKALQIIHEMDGDIISIGMTANRKGPKRTYYFRLSSCKTDIIKNALEKEGFKVESAID
- the ahbD gene encoding heme b synthase; translated protein: MNDKPNHHKPSGGKSNASSLRLVAWEITRNCNLACIHCRASALNTSYKGELDTEASFKLVDQIAATGEPIVILTGGEPLLRPDIFDIAGYGTKKGLRMVMAPNGTLITGPIAKKMVDSGIKRISISLDGPNKESHDSFRGVEGAYDGAMRGIDFAKEAGLEFQINTTITKLNIQYIQQIQELAVNLGAVAHHIFLLVPTGRGKYIIKHEISADDYEETLNWFYDQRNKTPLQLKATCAPHYYRILRQRAKQDGELVNFESFGLDAVTRGCLGGTGFCFISHVGVVQPCGFLNIDCGDVTKDSFEKIWNFSETFLSLRNFDKLKGKCGICEYKRVCGGCRARAYEATGDFMAQEPLCSYEPKN
- the hemB gene encoding porphobilinogen synthase, yielding MLFPDYRPRRLRQKEAFRKLIRETELSVNDFILPLFAIGGKGVKNPIASMPGHYHLSSENLVQTCKEAYDLGIPAIMLFGIPDKKDLLGTTAYSKDGVVQKAVKAIKNKLPELGVITDVCLCQYTDHGHCGIVNGNTVDNDATLELLAKTALSHAKAGADMVAPSDMMDGRVAEIRNTLDENSYSHIPIMSYSAKYCSAYYGPFRSAANSAPKFGDRRTYQMDPANGLEAIREVTMDIEEGADIIMIKPALAYLDIIYRVRQEIDLPVAAYNVSGEFSMIKAAEKMGWIDGKKVMMETLTSIKRAGADMILTYFAIEAANELRL
- the ahbC gene encoding 12,18-didecarboxysiroheme deacetylase, translating into MIGISKLYCGTVEPSDTLRYNRSSSQLPSHLLQFSSDKKPVVVWNVTRQCNLKCIHCYAHAKSSPVDDELSTADGIKLIDDLSQFGTPVILFSGGEPMMRKDLPELAGYAVKKGMRAVISTNGTLISEQTAKILKEVGLSYVGISLDGMEEINDRFRGVKGAFKQAMEGIINCMNADIKVGLRFTINKYNFNEIPKIFNVLEDMEIPRVCFYHLVYAGRGSKLVEEDLTHAQTREAVDTIIDLTKKLHDKGKPKEVLTVDNHSDGPYIYLRLLKENSERAAEVLELLEMNEGNNSGRGIGCISWNGEVHADQFWRHHSFGNIKERPFSEIWTDLSDPLLKQLKEKKKHVKGRCAKCRWLDICAGNFRVRAEAITGDVWAPDPACYLTDQEIS
- a CDS encoding AAA family ATPase codes for the protein MKTKNEKIPKFEEIEKEIGSFLSKKFGGTVRIASAAPMTEEDDTENIGCSNNNDKKLNFDLKPEGLISYLDQYIIKQDDAKAILATKICTHYNRIKTFSSYPDLADDMFCGIKNNVLMLGPTGVGKTYMIKLIAKKIGVPFVKGDATKFSETGYVGGDVEDLVRDLVREADDNIELAQYGIIYIDEIDKIASSHNLIGADVSRTGVQRALLKPLEETEVDLKVPHDPISMMLEIERFRKTGKKNRRIVNTKNILFIVSGAFAELEKIIQKRVANNSIGFGGSTPKAKNYADVLTHVKSEDLIEFGFESEFVGRLPVRAVLEDLNENDLFEILNNPNNPVILGKKLDFAAYGIDIKFEEKALQIIAQRAFNENIGARGLVSAIEGALIVFERYLPSTTIEKFPVTAAAVEDPKAFLESMISAHNEKQYKLYTNDFERLVEHEKELIRNYLVSNENSLSQRYNLTLTQSRINLISDYYSGHIMDVGVIIRKIKALSDEIKNFELKFFKNHDTNIVIEDDAIDFALEQVVKSSVNPEDFYNRMSMKLEYGLKLIREKTGKNRFFITRQALIDPDAYISDILTNGLGGIEKQQKGS
- a CDS encoding YgiQ family radical SAM protein, producing the protein MFIPTTKEEVKKLGWNSLDVILITGDSYIDSPFVGVSIIGKMLIKKGFRVGIIAQPDINSANDISRLGEPELFWGISGGCIDSMVANYTASKKRRKKDDYTAGGQNTRRPDRAVIVYSNLVRKYFKNTKPLVLGGIEASLRRIPHYDFWSNRLRKSIIFDAKADYIVYGMGEKTTIELAERLRDGKDTKDIPGICYISGKPREDYIKLCSFNDLLADKNAFIDMFNVFYINNDPLKAKGMYLKHDTRYLVHNPPAPSILSEELDAIYDMDFERDLHPYYKKNGPVRALDTIKFSIPTHRGCYGECNFCAITVHEGTTVSWRSEKSIIREAKQIAAHPDFKGYILDVGGPTANMYGFECEKKLSKGRCLNKRCMYPNICSTLKPDHEKQIKLLQSLRKLNGIKKIFISSGIRYDLLLDDKINGEKYLKEIILHHISGQLKIAPEHTEEMILNLMGKPGTKSLLEFVDKFYKHTTKAGKEQYITYYFMVSHPGCNKENIKKMKSFISNKLKINTEQVQIFTPTPSTYSTLMYFTEVNPFNKKNIFIEKDIYKKEKLKRIITSKSTVKRKKNKGIED
- a CDS encoding cytoplasmic protein; its protein translation is MGTHSHNFVETYTGLVGFGMDRETDEYTVRYYLQKFSDDKLMEKLIGRLSDEELSEIFFMITKTMKNHLSEPEYHQLFLKD
- a CDS encoding aminopeptidase — protein: MLTEKQLLNYADVLIWGLKTARSGKYKKGDIVLIRYNVPALRLAEILNEKLLKIGINPVLRMGTTPVMERNFFDIADSKQLIFTAPGEEELYKNINGSIFLHAPESITHLRGINPNKIGKATVARKHLKDILDKREEEGAFGWTLCMLPTEELAKHARLTIKEYTNEIAAACFLNKKSPVEQWQKVFQDAVRIKKWLNGMKVKSFHIESENTDLEITPGDKRKWIGISGHNIPSFELFLSPDWRCTKGIYFANQPSYRSGNYVENVRLEFKKGEAVKIEAKTGEEFVKNQLAMDKGANKIGEFSLTDKRFSKINKFMANTLFDENYGGSFGNCHIALGSSYSDTFSGNPKDLTKEIKKNLGFNDSALHWDLVNTEKKRVTAKLASGKTVTIYENGKFMI